Proteins co-encoded in one Candidatus Nealsonbacteria bacterium CG07_land_8_20_14_0_80_39_13 genomic window:
- the atpB gene encoding ATP synthase F0 subunit A encodes MDDMDLSELSLPAKEIFSNNFFTITNTLALIFVLSAVLVFIFYLAFRKREEVPNFLQNFFEWMLESIGGFMDSITQDEKRTKEIFPLAITIFFLILISNLFELLPGLGVFSISRSPSSDLNFGLALSFVAMTTIHFLALRNLGWLRYSQKFLNFKSAPNFIIGVFEFVGEFTKTISLAFRLFGNLFAGEVILTLAYSSIPLLVPVPILFFEIFVGLLQAFIFSTLLVIFYVLACDVLEL; translated from the coding sequence ATGGACGATATGGATTTAAGCGAATTGTCGTTACCGGCAAAAGAAATTTTTTCTAATAATTTTTTTACCATCACCAACACATTGGCTCTTATTTTTGTTTTAAGCGCTGTTTTGGTTTTTATTTTTTATTTGGCTTTCAGGAAAAGGGAAGAGGTTCCCAATTTTTTACAGAATTTTTTTGAGTGGATGCTGGAAAGCATAGGCGGTTTTATGGACAGCATCACTCAAGATGAAAAGAGAACAAAAGAAATTTTCCCTCTGGCGATTACCATATTTTTTTTAATCCTGATCTCCAATCTTTTTGAATTACTCCCCGGTTTAGGGGTCTTTAGTATTTCCCGCTCTCCGAGCTCGGATTTGAACTTCGGCTTAGCCCTGTCTTTTGTGGCCATGACTACAATTCATTTTCTGGCCTTGAGGAATCTGGGTTGGTTGAGATATTCGCAGAAGTTTTTGAATTTTAAAAGCGCGCCTAATTTTATCATCGGGGTTTTTGAGTTTGTTGGGGAATTTACCAAAACAATATCTTTGGCTTTTCGGCTTTTTGGCAATCTTTTTGCCGGCGAAGTGATTTTAACCTTAGCCTATTCCTCTATTCCTCTTTTAGTTCCCGTCCCCATTTTATTTTTTGAGATTTTCGTCGGTTTACTGCAGGCTTTCATTTTTTCCACTCTTCTGGTAATATTCTATGTATTAGCCTGCGATGTACTAGAATTATAA